The Heterodontus francisci isolate sHetFra1 chromosome 43, sHetFra1.hap1, whole genome shotgun sequence genome window below encodes:
- the swsap1 gene encoding ATPase SWSAP1: MRMAEVLLHVLSSFSDGDSRAGVTRDWDSRDLGACLLLGEESCGKTALLFLAAATVAGQEGGRVLFLAPSPLQALPSPLLSLEPGSLRRIQFAYPRSAEELLEAVASLHESACSGLPSLILLDRLDSYLQGGCGRDMAQQAALIAALLRDSATWITEKLQPSPGCQLIVTLKTLTQEETAVDLHLPVIERYFPVKCMVEEEPCNLAGAQSYLISFSGLVKNEAKGPSASHSVEDCTWELLYEADNVTRIHPVTREKRECEETLGDLSKELPTNLQSAVLNTQEHPSSSFY; the protein is encoded by the exons ATGAGGATGGCTGAGGTGTTGTTGCATGTTCTCAGTTCCTTCAGTGATGGAGATAGCAGGGCAGGTGTGACTAGGGATTGGGACAGCAGGGATCTGGGGGCTTGTCTGCTGCTGGgggaggaatcctgcggcaagaccGCCCTCCtcttcctggcagcagccacggtgGCTGGCCAGGAGGGCGGGCGAGTGCTTTTCCTCGCCCCCAgcccactccaggcgctgccctCCCCGCTGCTCAGCCTGGAGCCCGGCAGCCTCAGGAGGATCCAGTTCGCCTACCCCAGGTCGGCGGAGGAGCTGCTGGAGGCGGTGGCATCTTTGCATGAGAGTGCCTGCAGCGGCCTGCCCTCTCTCATCCTGCTAGACAGGCTCGACAGCTACCTGCAGGGCGGCTGCGGGCGTGACATGGCTCAGCAAGCAGCGCTGATCGCTGCTTTACTCCGGGACAGCGCTACCTGGATCACTGAGAAGCTGCAACCCAGCCCAGGCTGTCAGCTCATTGTAACACTGAAG ACACTAACTCAGGAGGAAACTGCAGTGGATCTGCATCTGCCTGTAATCGAGCGCTATTTCCCAGTGAAGTGTATGGTGGAGGAGGAGCCGTGTAATCTGGCAGGGGCTCAAagttatctcatttcattttccgGACTGGTGAAAAATGAGGCCAAAGGACCCTCTGCATCGCACAGCGTGGAGGACTGTACCTGGGAGCTGCTTTATGAAGCCGATAATGTGACAAGAATCCATCCTGTAACCAGAGAGAAAAGGGAGTGTGAAGAGACACTTGGGGATTTGAGCAAGGAACTGCCAACTAATTTACAATCTGCTGTCTTAAATACACAAGAACATCCAAGCTCATCCTTCTATTAG